One Micromonas commoda chromosome 7, complete sequence genomic window carries:
- a CDS encoding predicted protein, which yields MGDVNDPFYLVKDEIQATVDKVRGVLERMERLPEGNSERQRYASQITSECESVQWQLEELDRATAMAEQDFMRFKVDANELASRKRWTAATKSTVANAERAARSVLDAAKRRGPAGFDPSNASGYDQGIAAANDDYLNREADNQQLLMRKQDADLDDISASIQRLGQVGLTIGEELETQGKMIDELEQDVDGTNSRLAAAQRKMNQVLKKAGVKGQMCIIVILTAILIILFLIAFM from the coding sequence ATGGGCGACGTCAACGACCCGTTCTACCTGGTCAAGGATGAGATCCAGGCCACCGTCGATAAGGTGCGGGGCGTGCTGGAGCGCATGGAGCGCCTCCCCGAGGGCAACAGCGAGCGCCAGCGGTACGCCTCGCAGATCACCAGCGAGTGCGAGAGCGTCCAGtggcagctcgaggagctggacagggcgaccgcgatggcggagcaGGACTTCATGAGGTTCAAGGTGGACGCCAACGAGCTGGCCAGCCGCAAGcgatggacggcggcgaccaagtccaccgtcgcgaacgccgagcgcgcggcgagatccgtgctcgacgcggcgaagcgacGGGGACCCGCGGGTTTCGACCCGTCCAACGCGAGCGGATACGACCAGGGCATCgcggccgcgaacgacgattACCTGAACCGCGAGGCCGACAACCAGCAGCTGCTGATGCGGAAGCAGGACGCGGATCTGGACGATATCAGCGCCAGCATCCAGCGCCTCGGGCAGGTCGGCCTGACCATCGGCGAGGAACTCGAGACCCAGGGGAAGATGATCGACGAGCTGGAacaggacgtcgacggcaccaACAgcaggctcgcggcggcgcagcgaaAGATGAACCAGGTGCTCAAGAAGGCGGGAGTCAAGGGGCAGATGTGCATCATCGTGATCCTCACGGCGATCCTCATCATCCTCTTCCTCATCGCGTTCATGTGA
- a CDS encoding predicted protein, whose amino-acid sequence MGHDTLVTSLKTALGPGPYRSFRATSHALQLGDVSPDVWYGTASRAVRDADLLDAVVRSIPDAGVRSEVERAHRDRVDAGAGASTSEEEARVMGEKGSVAEVLAPGLVCLRRAIDLETQAWLAERAFEVGEGKDGRQGFYNTVPGDAPGDAPVLRLNQGTRGRVILPVSDFPERLGRIVRGCVRCAQTADSCTNVPDMNPTTALVNFYKEGAKFKWHRDSEDPAHARHDTGPPIVSFTVGLSADFSYKNRFEDATHRTVRLNSGDVLLFGGPSRMIVHSVTGVVPRTMPPMLRGRMLHGRLNVTVRDIGRGVIDSSMFPAYRVSYGGVQSEDSY is encoded by the coding sequence ATGGGACATGACACGCTCGTGACGTCGCTCAAAACCGCGCTCGGCCCCGGCCCGTACCGGTCCTTCCGCGCCACGAGCCACGCGCttcagctcggcgacgtctccCCCGATGTGTGGTACGGCACCGCGAGTCGAGCGGTGAGGGACGCGGACCTCCTGGACGCGGTCGTCCGTTCGATTcccgacgcgggcgttcgTTCGGAGGTGgaacgcgcgcatcgcgaccgcgtcgacgccggcgcgggcgcgtcgacgagcgaggaggaggcgcgcgtcaTGGGCGAGAAGgggagcgtcgcggaggtgctcgcgccgGGGCTGGTGTGCCTCAGACGGGCGATCGACCTGGAGACGCAGGCGtggctcgccgagcgcgcgttcgaggtgGGCGAGGGGAAGGACGGGAGGCAGGGATTCTACAACACAGTGCCGGGAGACGCGCCGGGAGACGCGCCGGTGCTCAGGCTCAATCAGGGCACCAGAGGAAGGGTCATCCTCCCAGTCTCCGACTTTCCAGAGAGACTCGGGCGCATCGTTCGCGGCTGCGTCCGGTGCGCGCAGACGGCGGACTCGTGCACGAACGTCCCCGACATGAACCCGACGACCGCGCTGGTCAACTTCTACAAAGAGGGCGCCAAGTTCAAGTGGCACAGGGACAGCGAGGATCCCGCGCACGCCAGACACGACACCGGGCCACCCATCGTGAGCTTCACCGTCGGACTCTCGGCGGATTTTTCGTACAAGAACCGGTTCGAAGACGCGACGCACCGCACCGTTCGTTTaaacagcggcgacgtcttgCTCTTCGGTGGACCGTCGCGGATGATCGTGCACTcggtcaccggcgtcgtgcCGAGGACGATGCCGCCGATGCTGAGGGGAAGGATGTTACACGGTCGGTTGAACGTCACCGTTCGCGACATCGGCAGAGGCGTCATCGATTCCTCGATGTTCCCCGCGTACAGGGTCAGCTACGGCGGCGTGCAGAGCGAAGACTCGTACTGA
- a CDS encoding predicted protein, whose translation MRALAAPLTRVLAPPTRASYSRGTRGRARIAAMNTTKTPPHDGDVEPWYPIGTPGKPWTEAQREEWRASVEAPRRSYADEVLAKLEPLKSRYDVFKYGALPYDANDPERYPLFAVRTRGFDPSNGKPCVLVTGGVHGYETSGVQGAIRFLETKCEDFVDDFNVLVAPCVSPWGYERVQRWNARAVDPNRSFADRSADESKFLGAMVDAQNVGTWMCHVDLHETTDTDETEFRPAKAARDGEYIAPDVIPDGFYTVGDSEDPKPDFQKEIIDAVSLVTHIAPDVDGKIIGEPVTQRGVINYPVRALGLCASVTNARYVTTTEVYPDSPKCTDDECNDAQVAAVVAALTHVKRVENI comes from the coding sequence atgcgcgcgctcgcggctccGCTgacccgcgtcctcgcccccccgacccgcgcgtcgtacTCCCGAGGcacccgcggtcgcgcccggATCGCCGCCATGAACACCACCAAGACCCCGccgcacgacggcgacgtggagcCCTGGTACCCGATCGGCACCCCGGGGAAGCCTTGGACGGAGGCGCAGAGGGAGGAGTGGCGCGCCAGCGTGGAGGCGCCCCGGCGCTCgtacgcggacgaggtcCTCGCGAAGCTCGAGCCCTTAAAGTCGAGGTACGACGTGTTCAAGTACGGCGCGCTGCCGTACGACGCGAACGATCCGGAACGGTACCCGCTCTTCGCCGTGCGCACGCGGGGATTCGACCCGTCGAACGGCAAGCCGTGcgtcctcgtcaccggcggggTCCACGGCTACGAAACCAGCGGGGTGCAGGGCGCGATCCGGTTCCTGGAGACCAAGTGCGAGGATTTCGTGGACGACTTTAACGTGCTCGTCGCCCCGTGCGTCTCGCCGTGGGGTTACGAACGCGTCCAGCGgtggaacgcgcgcgccgtggacCCCAATCGATCCTTCGCCGATCGCAGCGCCGACGAATCCAAGTTTCTCGGCGCGATGGTCGACGCGCAAAACGTGGGGACGTGGATGTGCCACGTGGACCTTCACGAGACGACGGACACGGACGAGACCGAGTTCCGCCCCgcaaaggcggcgagggacggcgAGTACATCGCCCCAGACGTCATCCCCGACGGGTTCTACACCGTGGGCGACTCGGAGGATCCGAAACCGGACTTTCAGAAGGAAATCATCGACGCGGTGTCCCTGGTGACGCACATCGCGCCAGATGTGGACGGTAAGATCATCGGCGAGCCCGTGACGCAGCGTGGGGTGATCAACTACCCGGTACGGGCGCTCGGGCTGTGCGCGAGCGTGACGAACGCGAGGTACGTGACAACTACGGAGGTGTACCCCGACTCGCCCAAGTGCACCGACGATGAATGCAACGACgcgcaggtggcggcggtggtggcggcgctgacgcacGTGAAGCGCGTGGAGAACATCTGA
- a CDS encoding predicted protein has product MSLDFSETYKRTGPTPVFSPDGRFLATAVEYRLVIRDAETLTVCSISSCLDRIHKIEWHPDSDHVLCACYKRGVVQCFSVSDEKWTCLIDEGPAGCIHARWSPNGTHILTVAEFNVRCAVWSLLDKSCVYLRQPKYADAGIDFSPNGKFILVCERRECKDFITVVSCATWTTAARFQVATTDLADATWSPDGTAIAVWDALTEHSVFIYRPDGTKLASYKPSDGGAAAGVRCAAWCPRGGLLATGALDQRVRLFSHVSWRMLAELPHPDAVVFPTTVAVYREVEEVDGVLVDSPHPGSPPQRRGRVTARYVVEPLPASVPTRRPRLTGRSANAVGVGAVAFSGDGRFLATKNDCQPTTVWVWSAISLELCACLQQLRPVTSFGWDPTAHRLAVATGDSRVYVWTPEGASFVEIPLPNFAAEEVAWSPAGGEFVLADRDTFCCSFFGQD; this is encoded by the exons ATGTCCCTGGACTTCTCCGAGACGTACAAGCGCACCGGCCCGACGCCGGTCTTCTCCCCGGACGGCCGattcctcgccaccgcggtggagTATCGCCTGGTgatccgcgacgcggagacgctcACGGTGTGCTCCATATCCTCGTGCCTGGACCGCATACACAAGATCGAGTGGCACCCCGACTCCGACCACGTCCTCTGCGCGTGCTAcaagcgcggcgtcgtccagtGCTTCTCGGTGTCCGACGAGAAGTGGACCTGCCTCATCGACGAGGGGCCCGCGGGATGCATCCacgcgcggtggtcgcccAACGGCACGCACAtcctcaccgtcgccgagttCAACGTGCGGTGCGCCGTGTGGTCCCTCCTCGACAAGTCCTGCGTCTACCTCAGGCAGCCCAagtacgcggacgcggggatAGACTTCTCCCCGAACGGCAAGTTCATCCTCGTGTGCGAACGCAGAGAGTGCAAAGATTTTATCACCGTCGTCTCGTGCGCCACGTGGACCACCGCGGCCCGGTTCCAGGTGGCGACGACCGACCTGGCGGACGCCACGTGGTCacccgacggcaccgccatcgccgtgTGGGACGCCCTAACCGAGCACTCGGTGTTCATCTACCGACCCGACGGTACCAAACTGGCTTCGTACAAACCGAGCGACGGgggggccgccgcgggggttcgaTGCGCCGCGTGgtgtcctcgcggcggtttACTCGCCACGGGTGCGCTCGACCAGCGCGTTCGGCTGTTCTCGCACGTCTCGTGGCGgatgctcgcggagctgcctcacccggacgccgtcgtgttccccacgacggtggcggtgtaccgggaggtggaggaggtggacggcgTGCTCGTCGACTCGCCCCATCCCGGTTC GCcgccgcagcgccgcgggagggTCACCGCGAGGTACGTGGTGGAGCCCCTCCCCGCGTCCGTGCCcacgcgccggccgcggctcACCGGTCGGTCGGCGAATGCggtcggcgtgggcgccgtcgcgtttAGCGGAGACGGGCGGTTCCTCGCGACGAAAAACGACTGCCAGCCCACGACGGTGTGGGTGTGGAGCGCGATATCGCTGGAGCTGTGCGCGTGTTTGCAGCAGCTGCGACCGGTGACGAGCTTCGGGTGGGATCCCACCGCGCACAGGCTGGCGGTGGCGACCGGGGACAGCAGGGTGTACGTTTGGACGCCGGAGGGCGCGAGCTTCGTGGAGATTCCGCTGCCGAACTTCGCGGCTGAGGAGGTGGCGtggtcgcccgcgggcggggagtTTGTGCTCGCGGACAGGGACACCTTCTGCTGCTCGTTCTTCGGCCAGGACTGA
- a CDS encoding predicted protein translates to MPVSETFRTVVLVFLGTHIPATLMMDSQALLPPAIVPGFMKSLLDFHVRTNSDPLMADPPTWFKSFILFELLFQLPFFFIGFKAFYERRNWIRIPGVVYGAHTATTLIPILAEILHPATVFPDEAARWKLFLIYLPYLLVPASMAYALGVDDKPFGAKGGPNKLKIF, encoded by the coding sequence ATGCCCGTCAGCGAGACCTTCCGCACGGTGGTGCTCGTGTTCCTCGGGACGCACATCCCCGCCACGCTGATGATGGACTCCCAGGCGCTCCTCCCACCCGCCATCGTCCCTGGCTTCATGAAATCGCTGCTGGATTTCCACGTGCGGACAAACTCCGATCCGCTCATGGCGGATCCACCGACTTGGTTCAAGTCGTTCATACTCTTCGAGCTCCTGTTCCAGCTCCCCTTCTTCTTCATCGGATTCAAAGCCTTCTACGAGCGGAGGAACTGGATCAGGATACCGGGCGTCGTCTACGGGGCGcacacggcgacgacacTCATCCCAATCTTGGCTGAGATTTTACATCCCGCGACCGTGTTCCCGGACGAAGCCGCGCGGTGGAAACTGTTCTTGATATACCTCCCCTACCTGCTCGTCCCGGCCTCGATGGCGTACGCGCTGGGCGTGGACGACAAGCCCTTCGGCGCCAAGGGCGGGCCCAACAAGCTCAAGATATTCTGA
- a CDS encoding predicted protein: protein MAEPLLTPGGSRRDDGPAEEGPISVTPSDGDQGGETKMCNFQVCGNTFEVQARYAPIKPIGKGAYGVVCSARNVDTDEKVAIKKIANAFENAVDAKRTLREMKLLRHLKHENVIRIVDVVRPKKSVKDYNDVYVMYELMDTDLHQIIRSNQPLSDDHCQYFIYQLLRGLKYVHSANVLHRDLKPSNLLLNANCDLKICDFGLARTGRETEFMTEYVVTRWYRAPELLLSCSEYTSAIDVWSVGCIFAELLGRKPLFPGKDYVHQLNLIARVIGSPSEEEMEFITSDKARRYIRSLPRTPRVDFQKVYPEAEPDAVDLIDKMLVFDPASRITVEEALSHPYLASLHDVSDEPSASGPFEFSFEGEAMTEERVRELVHAELTEYHDEIRREEEERAASRGGRGGVGEDKAELGEEAP, encoded by the exons ATGGCGGAGCCACTGCTGACACCCGGAGGGtcacggcgcgatgacggccccgccgaggagggccCCATCTCGGTCACGCCCTCGGACGGAGACCAAGGAGGCGAGACGAAG ATGTGCAACTTCCAGGTGTGCGGGAACACGTTCGAGGTGCAGGCGAGGTACGCGCCCATCAAACCCATCGGGAAGGGCGCCTACGGCGTCGTGTGCAGCGCGCGCAACGTCGACACCGACGAGAAGGTGGCGATAAAAAAGATCGCCAACGCGTTCGAgaacgcggtggacgccaagCGCACGCTGCGAGAGATGAAGCTACTCCGCCATCTGAAGCACGAGAACGTCATTCGCATCGTGGACGTGGTCAGGCCCAAGAAGTCCGTCAAAGACTACAACGATGTCTACGTCATGTACGAGCTCATGGACACCGACCTGCATCAGATCATCCGGTCAAACCAACCCCTGAGCGACGACCACTGCCAGTACTTCATATACCAGCTACTCCGCGGGTTGAAGTACGTGCACAGCGCGAACGTGCTGCACCGAGACTTGAAACCGAGCAACCTGCTCTTAAACGCCAACTGCGACTTGAAGATTTGCGACTTTGGCctggcgaggacggggagggaGACTGAGTTCATGACGGAGTACGTCGTCACGCGGTGGTACCGAGCGCCCGAGCTGCTCTTAAGTTGCAGCGAGTACACGAGCGCGATCGACGTGTGGAGCGTGGGTTGCATATTCGCCGAGCTACTGGGCCGTAAGCCGCTGTTCCCTGGAAAGGATTACGTGCACCAGCTGAACCTGATCGCTCGCGTCATCGGGTCGCccagcgaggaggagatggagtTCATCACGAGCGACAAGGCGCGGCGGTACATCCGGAGCcttccgcggacgccgcgcgtcgacttCCAGAAGGTGTACCCCGAAgccgagcccgacgccgtcgacttGATCGACAAGATGCTCGTGTtcgacccggcgtcgcggatcacggtggaggaggcgctgtCGCATCCGTATCTCGCGTCTCTGCACGACGTCAGCGACGAGCCATCCGCGTCGGGGCCCTTCGAGTTTAGcttcgagggcgaggcgatGACGGAGGAGAGGGTGCGGGAGCTGGTGCACGCGGAGCTCACGGAGTACCACGACGAGATACgcagggaggaggaggagagggcggcgtcgaggggggggcggggcggggtcggcgaGGACAAAGCCGAActgggcgaggaggcgccgtAA
- a CDS encoding Drug/Metabolite transporter superfamily (phosphate:phosphoenolpyruvate translocator) — protein sequence MPGIIEEALVAYTYVGVWIGMSAGVILYNKYILTVFGFPFPVALTMMHMAFCSALAFVLVRVLGVVKGINMSRETYIAKIVPIAGLFAVVLWMGNTAYVYLSVAFIQMVKALMPCVVYTVGCVFKVETYKKETMMNMAVIALGVGIASYGELNFNLTGFMLLMGSIACEAVRIVSIQMLLTSADIKLNSVTTLYYVSPACFVFLLAPFAFIEAPRFASGAEDVNLNPVVLGSNAALAFALNISVYLLIGKTSALTMNVAGVIKDWMLIFISSVMFDAPISSLQLWGYLLAFAAVCYYNYQKYLERVAAEAAKGAGGKAVKLDDREASGGIEMTKQITVNGNAVPNSKP from the coding sequence ATGCCGGGCATCATCGAGGAGGCACTCGTCGCGTACACCTACGTCGGGGTGTGGATCGGCATGAGCGCGGGGGTCATCCTCTACAACAAGTACATCCTGACCGTGTTCGGCTTTCCGTTCCCGGTGGCGCTCACCATGATGCACATGGCCTTCtgctccgcgctcgcgttcgtcctTGTCCGCGTGCTCGGCGTGGTGAAAGGCATCAACATGAGCCGGGAGACGTACATCGCTAAGATCGTGCCCATCGCGGGGCTCTTCGCGGTGGTGCTGTGGATGGGGAACACCGCGTACGTCTACCTGAGCGTCGCTTTCATCCAGATGGTCAAGGCGCTCATGCCGTGCGTGGTGTACACCGTCGGGTGCGTTTTCAAGGTGGAGACGTACAAAAAGGAGACGATGATGAACATGGCAgtcatcgcgctcggcgtcgggatAGCGTCCTACGGCGAGCTCAACTTCAACCTCACCGGGTTCATGCTCCTCATGGGGTCCATCGCGTGCGAGGCTGTGAGGATCGTGTCCATACAGATGCTGCTCACCAGCGCCGACATCAAGCTCAACAGCGTCACCACGCTGTACTACGTGTCTCCCGCGTGTTTCGtgttcctcctcgccccgTTCGCGTTCATCGAGGCGCCGCGGTTCGCGTCGGGTGCGGAGGACGTCAACCTCAATCCCGTCGTGTTGGGAagcaacgcggcgctcgcgtttGCGCTCAACATATCAGTCTATCTGCTCATAGGCAAGACCAGCGCGCTCACGATGAACGTGGCGGGAGTCATCAAGGACTGGATGCTGATATTCATCTCTTCCGTGATGTTCGACGCGCCCATCAGCAGCCTGCAGCTGTGGGGATACCTTctcgccttcgcggcggttTGCTATTACAATTACCAAAAGTATCTGgagcgggtcgccgcggaggcggcgaagggcgcggggggcaagGCCGTGAAGCTGGACGACAGGGAGGCGAGCGGGGGAATCGAGATGACCAAGCAGATCACGGTCAACGGCAACGCCGTCCCCAACAGTAAGCCGTAG
- a CDS encoding predicted protein gives MALTAPWGLLDWEGPRKISSLRRPSHAMGAFRKAAVLLAGAARIPRITFPVRMINGTRVSDLPAAEAKAFAQKAAKKAKSANAEAMFLAQHGARHRPAPIPANRGGPKRRILTEAEMECVQLGGAPP, from the coding sequence ATGGCGCTCACAGCTCCCTGGGGTCTCTTGGACTGGGAAGGGCCGAGAAAAATATCATCTCTTCGTCGCCCCTCAcacgcgatgggcgcgttcaggaaggcggcggtgctcctcgcgggcgccgcgcggatccCGCGGATAACCTTCCCGGTCCGCATGATCAACGGGACCAGGGTGTCGGACTTACCCGCCGCAGAGGCCAAGGCGTTCGcgcagaaggcggcgaagaaggcgaaaTCGGCAAACGCGGAGGCGATGTTCCTGGCGCAGCACGGCGCGAGGCACagacccgcgccgatcccGGCGAACAGGGGCGGGCCCAAGCGGCGGATACTCACGGAGGCAGAGATGGAGTGCGTGCAGCTGGGAGGCGCACCTCCTTGA
- a CDS encoding predicted protein yields the protein MADHGGDYRRGGVDGAGDASARPGLHDRRVYIGGIPYSIDGNDKLAELLHQRGIRDHESLKVPLNPEDGRPRGFAFASFASAAAATRCIEALDQTTVEGRLLSCKRSFVQDESSYVTPGSAGYMPPAMEVRGVNKGESQWDVLARIQARYGVAIPAVGGAGPTGRGDTAEAFAIPPPPTAPPPPPDALNAPTIPPSSIVLPKISSLAAVVGRDAARRATAVVPGPIDDDDGDDGERPPPPPPGGPPIPSGSTTTPPPPPPPGLGSQGLGRGPKVLGTPKVFANDEPPRGETRKAGDAASERRLRRERMRKLRASGVFVMGDGDGDDGDDEDGKDGDEKSAPGDGDVVGRAEPAKRARVVAEEVRGVTGLDGAAFAPGTEASSSIVVDVKRAELAPSKVEEIRARAAAAAAKAAARAVGMS from the coding sequence atggccgaccacggcggcgattaccgccgcggcggcgtggatggcgccggtgacgcgtccgcgaggccCGGTCTCCACGACCGTCGCGTCTACATCGGCGGCATACCCTACTCCATCGACGGCAACGacaagctcgccgagctccttcaCCAGCGGGGCATCCGAGACCACGAAAGCCTCAAGGTCCCGCTGAACCCCGAGGacgggcgcccgcgcgggttcgcgttcgcgtccttcgcgtccgccgcggcggcgacgcggtgcatCGAGGCCCTCGACCAGACCACCGTGGAGGGGCGGCTCTTGTCGTGCAAACGATCCTTCGTGCAGGATGAGAGCAGCTACGTAACGCCGGGGAGCGCGGGGTACatgccgcccgcgatggaggtCAGAGGGGTGAACAAGGGGGAATCGCAGTGGGACGTGCTGGCGAGGATACAGGCGAGGTACGGCGTGGCGATACCCGCGGTAGGAGGCGCCGGCCCGACGGGTCGCGGAGATaccgcggaggcgttcgcgatcccgcccccgccgaccgcgccgcccccgcccccggacGCCCTCAACGCTCCGACGATCCCACCGAGCTCGATCGTGCTGCCCAAGatctcgtcgctcgccgcggtggtcggtcgcgacgcggcgaggcgcgcgaccgccgtcgtcccgggtcccatcgacgacgacgacggcgacgacggcgagcgacctccgccgccgccgccggggggtCCCCCGATCCCttcgggctcgacgacgacgccgcctcccccgccgccgccgggtttaGGGTCCCAGGGTTTAGGACGAGGTCCCAAGGTACTCGGCACCCCCAAGGTGTTCGCCAACGACGAGCCGCCACGTGGCGAGACGAGAaaggcgggcgacgcggcgtcggagcgaAGGCTTCGGCGGGAACGGATGCGAAAGctccgcgcgtccggcgtcttcgtcatgggcgacggcgacggggacgacggggacgacgaggacgggaaggacggggacgaaaagtcggcacccggggacggggacgtcgtcggcagGGCAGAGCCGGCGAAGCGGGCgagggtcgtcgccgaggaggtgcgAGGGGTGACGGGTCTCGACGGGGCGGCattcgcgccggggacggaggcgtcgtcgtcgatcgtcgtcgacgtcaaaCGCGCGGAACTGGCGCCGAGCAAGGTGGAGGAGAttcgcgcgagggcggcggcggcggcggccaaggcggccgccAGGGCCGTCGGCATGTCTTAG
- a CDS encoding predicted protein: MSLASAAPPSSARVHAPSRLIARTPSATGRHRRRVVVRGSSTKADDAGAPATVEQRKRRLVQLCARTDRGKSATPEVAAEIESIVAALEAVNPTKDPAVNRELITGKWSLLYTGASAEDAAKRAELEGAIGSALTEVSGSSGNVAKKRNDDDDDDGSSSEGGGGGGGGGGWSENEKGGDAKPMGRTISTFSGDAVDNRGNFQDIDAFKGEVLNRAELTIFGVPLQVEIVAACEPVDPGVTGGESRRLAVAFRKVRLTLGPVPTLTIPLGWVNDGRGPEGWLDTTYLDDDMRLGRGDKGSTFVTVRRK, translated from the coding sequence ATGTccctggcgagcgccgccccgccatcgtccgcgcgggtccacgcgccctcgcgactCATCGCCCGGACGCCCTCGGCCAccgggcgccatcgccgtcgcgtcgtcgtccgcggatcGTCGACAaaggccgacgacgcgggagctCCCGCGACCGTGGAGCAGCGGAAGCGGCGGCTTGTGCAGCTGTGCGCGAGGACCGACAGGGGCAAGAGCGCCACTccggaggtggccgcggagatcgagtccatcgtcgcggcgctcgaggcggtcAACCCCACCAAGGACCCGGCCGTGAACAGAGAGCTCATCACCGGCAAGTGGTCGCTCCTCTACAcgggcgcctccgcggaggacgcggcgaagcgcgccgagctcgagggcgccATCGGCTCCGCGCTCACGGAGGTGAGCGGTAGCAGCGGTAACGTCGCCAAGAAAcggaacgacgacgacgacgatgacggatCATCCtccgagggaggaggaggaggaggaggaggaggaggatggagCGAAAACGAaaagggcggcgacgccaagccGATGGGCCGGACCATATCCACGttcagcggcgacgccgtaGACAACAGGGGTAATTTCCaggacatcgacgcgttcaagGGGGAGGTGCTCAACAGAGCCGAGCTGACGATCTTCGGCGTGCCCCTTCAGgtcgagatcgtcgcggcgtgcgagcCGGTGGACCCCGGCGTCACGGGCGGAGAGTCGAGGCGATTGGCGGTGGCGTTCCGGAAAGTGAGGCTCACGCTCGGGCCCGTGCCGACGCTGACGATACCGCTGGGTTGGGTGAACGACGGGCGAGGACCGGAGGGATGGCTCGACACGACGtacctggacgacgacatgaggctcgggcgcggcgataAGGGCAGCACCTTCGTCACCGTGCGCAGAAAGTGA
- a CDS encoding predicted protein, protein MEDEHPKSVTVKAIEENDVDGLELILESAADEAALRAILDDEDKGTWFSPLHHAAIHARVRCAEMLCEKGADVNKEDIKGRTCLHLACDAYRENSESSDDMRFEEIVIQLCKRGAAGIKDNAGKAPDCGESACLAVSAAVDRAWHAGESIRDGLEAKRRARRKAKMDAIFAGKLASHINNASAAAITVMDTGENDGYKYGSRGNNP, encoded by the coding sequence ATGGAAGACGAGCATCCGAAGAGTGTGACGGTGAAGGCCATAGAGGAaaacgacgtcgacggcctCGAGCTCATCCTGGAGTCCGCCGCAGACGAAGCGGCGCTGCGGGCCattctcgacgacgaggacaaggGGACGTGGTTCAGCCCTCTGCACCACGCCGCGATCCACGCGAGGGTCAGATGCGCCGAGATGCTGTGCGagaagggcgcggacgtTAACAAGGAGGATATCAAGGGTCGCACGTGCCTGCACTTggcgtgcgacgcgtacCGGGAGAACTCCGAGAGCAGCGACGACATGCGGTTCGAGGAGATCGTCATCCAGCTGTGCaagcgaggcgcggcgggaatCAAGGACAACGCCGGGAAGGCGCCGGACTGCGGCGAgagcgcgtgcctcgcggtctccgccgcggtggataGGGCGTGGCACGCGGGAGAGTCCATCCGGGACGGGTTGGAGGCGAAGagaagggcgcggaggaaggCTAAGATGGACGCGATATTCGCGGGGAAGCTGGCGTCGCACATCAacaacgcgtcggcggcggccatcaccGTCATGGACACCGGAGAAAACGACGGGTACAAGTATGGCAGCAGGGGTAACAACCCTTGA